ctataaattttataaataaaaaaatataattaatataatatatattaaataattaatataatatatattaaataaataaatataattaaataaactttACACATTACCGCACTTCAAAAGTCCGGTAATACGTAAATCAAATTCCAacctaatattttaattattaaaaataaatttaaataaaattttaccgcacttcaaaagtgcggtggaattttattttttttaaaaaaattatttttatatcactCACCCCTttaccgcactttaaaagtgcggtagatttttttaaaaaattattaaaaattctaccGCACATTAAAAATGCggtagaaattttttatttaaaaaaataataattttactctCTACCGCATTTTATAAGTGCGGTAAAGACTACCGCACTTATAAAATGCGGTAAAGCCCTGATTTACCCTGGTTTGGGAAAATTTTTTCCACAAACCAGGATttaggaaatatttttttttttttaactttatttggCAAAAAGCCCTCAAAATCTAAAATTACTTTCTCTtggaaataataatttatcaggATATATTCCATCATCTCTGGGAAACCTGACAAATTTACTTGAAATTTTTTTGTATAACAATAGTCTTCAAGGTACCATCCCTTCCAGTCTAGGCGAGTGGAAAAAATTGCTCAAACTAGATTTTTCTACAAACAATCTTAGTGGTCCCATACCCCCAGAACTTTTTGGACTTTCCTCCTTGTCAAAACTTCTTTCTCTGTCTGTGAATCATTTGTCTGGCTCCATTCCAGAAGAAGTACAAAATTTGAAAAATCTAGGAATCCTTGACCTTCAAGACAACATGTTGTCAGGAGAGATTCCTAGTGGTCTTGGCAGTTGTACAGATCTAGAATTGTTATTCATGGGTTCCAACTTGTTCCAGGGGTCCATTCCTTCCTCTTTTGCTTCGTTAAGAGGCATTAGGGAGTTAAATCTTTCTCATAATAATTTGTCAGGCAAGATTCCAGAGTTTCTAAAGGGCTTCGAATCATTAGAGCTTTTGGATTTATCTTATAATGATTTTGAGGGCATGGTGCCAGTGGAAGGAGTTTTCAAGAATTTTAGTGCTACCTTTGTGGATGGAAACAAAAATCTATGTGGTGGAATACCTGATTTTGGTCTACCTGTGTGCAAATTTGAACAATCAAAGAGGAGACCAACTGCAAAACTAAAGGTCATAATCTCTGTTGTCTGTGCAGTTGTAAGTATTGCAATTTTTCTAATTGCTTTGCTTCTTTGGCATCTTTCAAAAAGGAGGAAAGGAGAAGCTACGTCACTATTTGATGGGAATTCACTATTGAAGTTGTCTTATCAAAGTTTGCTAAAAGCCACTAATGGATTCTCTTCAGATAATTTGATTGGTGTCGGTAGCTTTGGATCTGTATATAAAGGGATTCTTGATCAAGAAGGGATGATAATCGCAGTTAAAGTGCTTAACCTGATGCGTCGAGGAGCTTCAAAGACTTTTATTGCCGAATGTGAAGCCTTACGAAATATCAGGCATCGAAATCTTGTCAAAGTTATCACAGCTTGTTCAGGAGTTGATTATCAAGGCAATGATTTCAAAGCATTGGTTTACAATTTCATGGTCAATGGAAGCTTAGAAGACTGGTTGCATCCAACTCTTGGATTAGAAGAAGTGCCAAGATCTTTAAATATTGTCCAAAGATTGAGTATTGCTATTGATATTGCTTGTGCACTTGAGTATCTACACAACCAATGCGAAACACCAATTGTTCATTGTGATCTAAAGCCAAGTAATATCCTTCTTGATGAAGAAATGGTCGGACATGTAAGTGATTTTGGGTTAGTGAAGTTCCTTTCAAGTGGGGTGCTTGACAACTCAACAAATCATTCTAGTTCACTTGGAATCAGAGGAACTGTCGGTTATTGTCCTCCAGGTAATATTGTTCATGCTTTTCACAATTTCTTTCTTGTGCTAGTTTGCTAGAAGAATTcactattttttatatgtttcaaagcaaatca
This region of Manihot esculenta cultivar AM560-2 chromosome 10, M.esculenta_v8, whole genome shotgun sequence genomic DNA includes:
- the LOC110608241 gene encoding probable LRR receptor-like serine/threonine-protein kinase At3g47570, with the protein product LDLNSFQLSGSISSHVGNLSFLRELDLSNNSFTHEIPPQIGHLRRLQVLSLYNNSFDGQIPPTISNCSNLAFFYLDNNNLAGEIPVELGSLVKLKSIYLQRNNFIGTLPPSFGNLSSLDILGAYQNQLNGNLPESLGQLKSLRILSIFENEFSGTIAPSIFNLSSIEGLDLSSNHFQGNLPMEIGNSLPKLQHFSVAVNQFTGIIPTSFSNASNLELLDLLVNNLTGRVPSLDKLHRLSEFMISVNNLGSGKADDLTFLSTLMNATALQLLGIGNNNFGGELPEQIANFSKELNIFVIQNNQISGKIPVGIEVLVNLEVLYADGNKLSGNIPSGIGHPQNLKLLSLGNNNLSGYIPSSLGNLTNLLEIFLYNNSLQGTIPSSLGEWKKLLKLDFSTNNLSGPIPPELFGLSSLSKLLSLSVNHLSGSIPEEVQNLKNLGILDLQDNMLSGEIPSGLGSCTDLELLFMGSNLFQGSIPSSFASLRGIRELNLSHNNLSGKIPEFLKGFESLELLDLSYNDFEGMVPVEGVFKNFSATFVDGNKNLCGGIPDFGLPVCKFEQSKRRPTAKLKVIISVVCAVVSIAIFLIALLLWHLSKRRKGEATSLFDGNSLLKLSYQSLLKATNGFSSDNLIGVGSFGSVYKGILDQEGMIIAVKVLNLMRRGASKTFIAECEALRNIRHRNLVKVITACSGVDYQGNDFKALVYNFMVNGSLEDWLHPTLGLEEVPRSLNIVQRLSIAIDIACALEYLHNQCETPIVHCDLKPSNILLDEEMVGHVSDFGLVKFLSSGVLDNSTNHSSSLGIRGTVGYCPPEYGVGSEVSTHGDVFSFGMLLLEMFTGKKPIDDLFQNNLSLHSFVKRGLSEQVKEIVDPKLFQMQLNGDATSNHNHNFRNGRNNILIECLTSTLEIGMCCFMESPQERMNISDVVAQLTSIRNKLVGT